From the genome of Miscanthus floridulus cultivar M001 chromosome 10, ASM1932011v1, whole genome shotgun sequence, one region includes:
- the LOC136489779 gene encoding uncharacterized protein — MPAQRHPPRHELARPQGPPSRAPDAAAAPTVAPTLPCPPRREPPAVPPAVQPDALTSRTRASGQVQARSATSHPLSAAQRGAAPQWPAGLRDLEGRGPDESRRLPPYAGHRTSVPERRTPEAPAPCVACQAPRPSCAPTPRAVRYQRRRRWMPPTPRSMQPASEKGTVSLWRLNIRIRGNLVFLPLFF; from the coding sequence ATGCCCGCCCAACGGCACCCGCCGCGCCACGAGCTCGCACGGCCGCAGGGCCCGCCCAGCCGCGCCCCCGACGCGGCCGCCGCACCCACCGTAGCGCCCACCTTGCCGTGCCCGCCGCGCCGCGAGCCCCCGGCCGTGCCTCCCGCGGTCCAGCCGGACGCCCTGACCAGCCGCACGCGGGCCAGCGGCCAGGTGCAGGCACGCAGCGCAACTAGCCACCCGCTGTCGGCCGCCCAACGCGGCGCCGCCCCACAGTGGCCCGCTGGCCTTCGAGATTTGGAAGGACGAGGACCGGATGAGAGCCGCCGCCTGCCACCGTACGCCGGCCACCGCACGTCCGTGCCCGAGCGCCGCACGCCCGAAGCCCCCGCACCGTGCGTCGCATGCCAAGCCCCGCGGCCCTCATGCGCCCCCACACCGCGCGCCGTGCGctaccaacgccgccgccgctggatgCCCCCGACGCCCCGGTCGATGCAGCCGGCCAGTGAGAAAGGCACAGTTTCCTTATGGAGGCTGAATATAAGGATAAGGGGCAATTTGGTCTTTTTGCCTTTGTTTTTttag